GTTGCCGATGTGACCGACTTGAAAGAAAAGCCAGAAATCATCGATGCAGCACATAAGCAAGTTAACACGATTTCAAAACAATTCCGTCGTGGTTTAATTACGGATGATGAACGTTATGAACGGGTCATTGGTGTCTGGAACGATGCTAAAGACCAAATCCAACAAAAACTAATTGATAGTTTTAGCCCAGATAACCCAATCTTTATGATGAGTGATTCTGGTGCGCGTGGGAACATTTCTAACTTTACGCAGTTAGCTGGGATGCGTGGTTTGATGGCCGCTCCTAATGGGAAGATCATGGAACTACCTATTCTTTCTAACTTCCGTGAAGGACTCTCAGTCTTGGAAATGTTTATTTCAACCCATGGGGCTCGTAAAGGGATGACTGATACGGCCTTGAAGACTGCCAACTCTGGTTACTTGACACGTCGACTTGTCGATGTGGCTCAAGATGTTATTGTGCGTGAAAAGGATTGTGGGACTGACCGTGGGTTACGAATCGAAGCCATCATGGATGGTAACGAAGTTATCGAACCATTATATGATCGGATTCTAGGTCGTTACACGATGAAGACCGTCTTTAATCCTGAAACGCATGAAGAAATTGTTGGTAACAACGTTATGATCGATGAAGACTTAGCACAAACGATTGTTGAAGCCGGTGTAACTGAAGTGACGATTCGTTCGGCCTTCACTTGCAACACGAAACATGGGGTTTGTGAACACTGTTATGGCCGTAACATGGCTACTGGTGACGAAGTTGAAGTCGGTGAAGCTGTTGGGACCGTTGCGGCACAATCAATCGGTGAACCCGGGACGCAGTTAACAATGCGGACTTTCCATACTGGTGGGGTTGCCGGAGACGATATTACCCAAGGGTTGCCACGGGTTCAAGAAATTGTTGAATCACGTAATCCTAAAGGGCGTGCCGAAGTTACTGAAGTAACTGGGACGGTTGAATCAATTGAAGAAAATCCTGCGGAACGGACGAAAGAAGTTACGGTTAAGGGTGAAACTGATACCCGGACTTATACGTTACCGTTAACAGCGCGGATGGCGGTTAGTGAAGGTGACTTCATTCATCGTGGTGCAGCGTTGAACGTTGGGTCAATTGATCCTAAACAATTACTTCAAATTCGCGATGTCTTATCAACTGAAAACTACTTACTCCGTGAAGTGCAACGCGTTTATCGGATGCAAGGGGTTGAAATTGGTGATAAGCACGTTGAAATCATGATTCGTCAGATGCTGCGTAAAGTTCGGATCATGGATCCGGGTGATACGGATGTCTTACCTGGGACCTTGATGGATATTGCTGATTTTAAAGATGAAAACTACAAGACGTTAATTGCTGGTGGAATTCCAGCAACGTCACGGCCAGTTATTCTTGGGATTACCAAAGCTGCCTTGGAAACGAATAGTTTCTTATCAGCGGCGTCATTCCAGGAAACAACACGGGTCTTAACTGATGCGGCTATTCGTGGTAAGAACGATCCATTGATCGGTCTGAAAGAAAATGTCATTATTGGTAAGATCATTCCTGCTGGGACTGGTATGCCGGGTTACCGTCATATCAAGCCTAAGGAAGTTGGCAACGTGGCTGATGGGGTTTACTCAATCAGTGATCTTGAAAAACAAATGCAAGAACAAGATGCTAGCAAGTAATTGCTAAGTAGCGCAATGAGAGTCGGCCGCTGAGTCGGCTCTTTTTCGTACATAAAATTGTAACCGTTACCAAAAGTTATGCCGCCTATAATTAACTGGTATTGTGTATTTAATCACAATCAGGCTATAATGAATTTGAAATCAGCTGATGCAAGGTTGAATAAGTTGGAGGTAAGTAAAATGACAGAATATCAGAGTATTTACGATGACGTGATCGCGATTGGCATGGTTGGGGAGTTTTCTAAACGGGTCACTGAGACCGATGTGGATGATTTTGCCCGGGTTACGGGGGATTACAATTCGATGCATATGAATGAAAGTTTTGCGAAGCAGACGCGTTTCCATCGTCGTATTGCGCATGGCATGATTTCTGCCGGTATGATCTCGGCATGTGTTGGGATGAAAATGCCAGGACCTGGTGCAATTTATCTGAATCAGAGTCTGCGGTTCAGCCATCCGGTTTACTTTGATGACGTTTTAGTTGTTAAAGTGACGGTGACAAAAATTGAAGCTAAACCGCATTTTAAAATTGTGACCTTAGCAACAACGGTGACGAATCAAAATGGAGAAGTCGTAACAAGTGGGGAAGCGCAAGCTATTCCTGCGCAACGACCAGTCACGGCATAACCTAATAAAGGACGGGGGTCGGCCCAAAGACGGGGATAGTCTTTGAGCCGACCTTGCTGTGCGGAAAAATGAGGCGCTAAAAAGGCATCTGGGTTTTTGCCCAGATGCCTTTTTTAATTCAATCGTTACTTATTTTCCAGGAAAAGTGGCTGGTCGTTTCTCAAGAAAGGCGGTCATGCCTTCCGTTTGATCAGCAGTTGCAAAGGTCTGTGCCCACATCTGGGTTTCAAAATCAATGGCAGTGTCTAATGGTAAGTCAGCTGCCCGGTCGATAACGTATTTAGCCATGCCGACCGCAATGAGGCCGTTCTTCATAACCGTTTGAGCAATTTTATCGACCTTAGCCATCAATTCATCAGGGGTTGCGATTTCTTCAGCGATCCCAATCCGATAAGCTTCTTGCGCATCAACCATCGTTCCCATCGCAATCATTTCTTTAGCCTTACCACGGCCAACTAAGCGGGTTAAACGTTGGGTCCCACCAAAGCCAGGTACGATACCTAAAGTAACTTCCGGTTGACCGAATTTAGCCCGGTCTGAAACAACGCGAATATCGCAAGAAGCAGCGAGTTCCAACCCACCGCCTAGGCAATAGCCGTTGACGGCAGCAATCGTTAATTGAGACAGGTTTTCAATGCGGCCAAATGTCGCATGCGCTGTTTTCGAAAGTTCAGCCGCTGCTAATGAATTCATATCACGCATTTCAGCAATATCAGCACCAGCCACGAAAGCTTTAGGACCAGCGCCAGTAATAATGACAACCTTGATAGTATCCGCATTGGCTTTAATGACATCTAAGGCGGCACCAATGTCGTTTAAGGTTGCAGTGTTCAAGGCATTCATTGATTTTGGCCGGTTGATAGTCAAGGTAGCGATGCCAGCTTGGACGTCTAATAAGATATTTTCGTAAGTATTGAGTTTTAACATGTTAATAACTTCCTTTCACAAATTCAGAGGTTACCAACGAGTACTTTCACGCTTAATCATAACGGGTATTTCAAAAATTGCAACCCGATAGTGAATTTATAACAACTGATCAAGTTTAATAAATCCCAGTAAAACAAGGTTCTGTCAGTCTGGTAAAGCGGGACAATAAAAAAATAATGGCAAATATTGTGAATAAAGGAACTAATGAACGACTAGCAAGCATTGCGGCGCCTCACTATAACATATAGTTATGCCAGTTATGAAAAAATATCAGTGTTTACTTGCTTAAATGACTCCGGTATAGTTCGACGTGTTTAAAGCAATCGTCAATTTGAAGGAGGTTTTTATAATGAGTGGTAATTGGCCAGCGAGTTATGCGGCGGAGTTTTTTGGGACTTTAATTTTAGTTTTATTTGGGAATGGTGCGGTGGCAAATTCATTTTTACCAGCTACCACTGGCAATGGTAAGTTGGGTCAAAGTAATGGCGGCTGGTTGTTTATTGCGATTGGATACGGTCTGGGTGTCATGCTACCAGCGATGATGTTCGGTTCGATTTCTGGCAATCATTTAAATCCAGCAATTACAATTGCAGAGGCCTGTGCCGGTATCTTCCCGTGGACACAAGTGTTACCTTATCTAGGTTACCAATTTTTGGGTGCGATGGCAGGACAAC
This genomic window from Lactobacillus sp. CBA3606 contains:
- a CDS encoding enoyl-CoA hydratase-related protein; this translates as MLKLNTYENILLDVQAGIATLTINRPKSMNALNTATLNDIGAALDVIKANADTIKVVIITGAGPKAFVAGADIAEMRDMNSLAAAELSKTAHATFGRIENLSQLTIAAVNGYCLGGGLELAASCDIRVVSDRAKFGQPEVTLGIVPGFGGTQRLTRLVGRGKAKEMIAMGTMVDAQEAYRIGIAEEIATPDELMAKVDKIAQTVMKNGLIAVGMAKYVIDRAADLPLDTAIDFETQMWAQTFATADQTEGMTAFLEKRPATFPGK
- a CDS encoding MaoC family dehydratase; the encoded protein is MTEYQSIYDDVIAIGMVGEFSKRVTETDVDDFARVTGDYNSMHMNESFAKQTRFHRRIAHGMISAGMISACVGMKMPGPGAIYLNQSLRFSHPVYFDDVLVVKVTVTKIEAKPHFKIVTLATTVTNQNGEVVTSGEAQAIPAQRPVTA